A genome region from Setaria italica strain Yugu1 chromosome III, Setaria_italica_v2.0, whole genome shotgun sequence includes the following:
- the LOC101763349 gene encoding polygalacturonase inhibitor — protein MKTRGAFRHAVLLLTVASLVSVAAAASKARCHSGDNAALLAIKAALGNPYHFASWTPDYPCCDWYDVDCDDSTGRVVGLSVFQDDNITGTIPDAVAGLVHLQSLTWHHLPGISGPIPPAIAKLSNLSSLTISWTAVSGPVPSFLGALTKLTFLDLSFNSLTGTIPTSLAAIPNLSGINLSRNRLTGSIPPRLLSKSADQIYLWLSHNNLSGALPAEFAAANFAHLDLSRNRFTGDASGLFGRGKELQYLDLSRNAFSFDLSGVGLPEQLYFIDVSHNAITGGIPAEVANLTNLQFFNVSYNRLCGAVPTGGHMGRFDLFNFQHNKCLCGTPLANPCK, from the coding sequence ATGAAGACGCGCGGCGCCTTCCGACACGCCGTGCTGCTGCTCACCGTAGCCTCCCtcgtctccgtcgccgccgccgccagcaaggCCCGCTGCCATTCCGGCGACAACGCGGCGCTGCTAGCCATCAAGGCTGCGCTCGGCAACCCCTACCACTTCGCGTCCTGGACGCCCGACTACCCGTGCTGCGACTGGTACGACGTCGACTGCGACGACTCCACCGGCCGCGTCGTCGGCCTCTCCGTGTTCCAGGACGATAACATCACGGGCACCAtccccgacgccgtcgccggcctcgtCCACCTCCAGAGCCTCACGTGGCACCACCTCCCTGGCATATCCGGTCCCatcccgccggccatcgccaAGCTCTCCAACCTCTCCTCCCTCACCATCTCCTGGACCGCCGTCTCCGGGCCCGTGCCGTCCTTCCTCGGCGCGCTCACCAAGCTCACCTTCCTCGACCTCTCCTTCAACTCCCTAACAGGCACCATCCCGACCTCGCTCGCCGCCATCCCAAACCTCTCCGGCATCAACCTCAGCCGCAACCGCCTCACCGGCTCCATCCCTCCGCGGCTCCTCAGCAAGTCCGCCGACCAGATCTACCTCTGGCTGTCGCACAACAACCTGTCCGGCGCCCTCCCCGCCGAGTTCGCCGCCGCCAATTTCGCGCACCTCGACCTGTCGCGCAACCGCTTCACCGGCGACGCGTCGGGCCTCTTCGGCCGGGGAAAGGAGCTCCAGTACCTGGACCTGTCGCGGAACGCCTTCAGCTTCGACCTTTCCGGCGTGGGGCTGCCGGAGCAGCTCTACTTCATCGACGTGAGCCACAACGCCATCACAGGCGGCATCCCAGCGGAGGTTGCCAACCTCACGAACCTTCAGTTCTTCAACGTCAGCTACAACCGGCTCTGCGGCGCGGTGCCCACCGGCGGCCACATGGGGAGATTCGACCTCTTCAACTTCCAGCACAACAAGTGCTTGTGTGGAACTCCGCTTGCTAATCCCTGCAAGTGA